A region from the Vicia villosa cultivar HV-30 ecotype Madison, WI linkage group LG3, Vvil1.0, whole genome shotgun sequence genome encodes:
- the LOC131656332 gene encoding agamous-like MADS-box protein AGL80, translating into MTRKKLKLAFIEKDTARKLAYKNRKNSLLKKVDELTTLCDIDACAIIFGPYDPQPEIWPSSSGVQDVLSKFLTTPEFDQRKKMVTQESFLKQRVEKAEKQLRKQLRDNKENETTMLMFQCLNAGGIVPNDSSVAGLNDLTWMIDKNLREIGRRIESIDSNNNNHQNQNENQVATAQSQEQLQVDPPLPLLPPPPPPPPPTVSDIDEVEMMSRLGWI; encoded by the coding sequence ATGACTAGAAAAAAGCTGAAGCTAGCTTTCATTGAGAAGGATACCGCAAGAAAATTAGCATACAAGAATAGGAAGAATAGTTTACTGAAGAAGGTTGATGAACTAACAACCCTTTGCGATATCGATGCTTGTGCTATCATTTTTGGCCCATACGATCCTCAACCTGAGATCTGGCCATCGTCGTCCGGGGTACAAGATGTGCTTTCGAAATTCCTGACAACGCCAGAGTTTGATCAAAGAAAAAAGATGGTGACTCAGGAGAGTTTTCTGAAACAAAGGGTTGAGAAGGCTGAAAAGCAACTTAGAAAGCAATTGAGGGACAACAAAGAAAATGAGACAACGATGCTCATGTTTCAATGTCTCAATGCTGGGGGGATCGTGCCGAACGACAGTTCGGTGGCTGGTTTGAATGATCTTACATGGATGATTGATAAGAATCTGAGGGAGATTGGCAGAAGGATAGAATCAATTGATAGCAACAATAATaatcatcaaaatcaaaatgaaaatCAAGTTGCCACCGCTCAAAGCCAAGAACAACTCCAGGTGGATCCACCTCTGCCACTACTACCACCACCGCCACCGCCACCACCACCAACAGTGTCTGATATTGATGAAGTTGAAATGATGAGTAGGTTGGGATGGATATGA